Proteins from a genomic interval of Periophthalmus magnuspinnatus isolate fPerMag1 chromosome 11, fPerMag1.2.pri, whole genome shotgun sequence:
- the zdhhc3b gene encoding palmitoyltransferase ZDHHC3 gives MKSPAHRTRDIERQPGYLRPEHCAPPPPRTSSDTMWFIRDGCGIVCGIITWFLVLYAEFVVVFVMLLPMKNVAYSLFNGVLFNGLAFLALASHARAMCTDPGAVPKGNATKEFIESLQLKPGQVVYKCPKCCSIKPDRAHHCSVCKRCIKKMDHHCPWVNNCVGENNQKYFVLFTMYIALISFHALIMAAFHFVFCFEQDWAKCSNFSPPATVILLILLCFEGLLFLIFTAVMFGTQVHSICSDETGIEQLKKEERRWAKKSKWMNMKVVFGHPFSVAWLSPFATPDHGKADVYQYIV, from the exons ATGAAGAGTCCCGCCCACCGCACCCGGGACATCGAGCGTCAGCCTGGATACCTGCGCCCCGAACACtgtgcccctccccctccccgcACCTCCTCGGACACCATGTGGTTCATTCGGGACGGGTGCGGCATTGTGTGCGGGATCATTACCTGGTTCCTGGTCTTATACGCAGAGTTCGTGGTGGTTTTCGTGATGTTGCTCCCGATGAAAAACGTGGCCTATAGTCTCTTCAATGGAGTCCTGTTTAATGGACTGGCCTTCCTCGCCTTAGCCTCCCACGCCAGGGCCATGTGCACAGACCCG GGAGCTGTGCCAAAGGGGAATGCGACCAAAGAATTCATCGAGAGTCTGCAGCTCAAACCGGGACAGGTGGTATACAAGTGTCCCAAATGCTGCAGCATCAAACCCGACCGGGCACACCACTGCAG TGTTTGTAAGCGCTGCATTAAAAAGATGGACCATCACTGTCCCTGGGTCAACAACTGTGTGGGAGAGAACAACCAGAAATACTTTGTTCTTTTCACT ATGTATATTGCACTGATCTCCTTCCACGCTCTCATTATGGCGGCCttccattttgttttctgttttgaacaggactgggCAA AGTGCAGTAATTTCTCTCCTCCGGCCACTGTGATCCTGCTGATCCTGCTGTGCTTCGAGGGGCTGCTCTTCCTCATTTTCACCGCTGTGATGTTTGGGACTCAGGTCCACTCCATCTGCTCTGATGAGACC GGGATTGAGCAGTTGAAGAAAGAGGAGCGACGATGGGCCAAAAAGTCCAAATGGATGAACATGAAGGTGGTTTTCGGACACCCTTTTTCAGTGGCCTGGCTCAGTCCTTTTGCCACCCCGGACCACGGCAAAGCAGACGTTTACCAGTACATCGTGTGA